In Tumebacillus amylolyticus, the genomic stretch TCGGTCGTTTGAACGGCGTCCACATTATCGACGCCGCGTCTCGTGATACGCATCGGGACCTGACGCGCTTGAATTCGGATGAGAAACAATACCGCGAACAACTGTCAGAGGTCGAGGAAGAGCTGATGCAATTCTCCGACCTTGCCTATATGGAGAACATCCTGATCCTGCTCGAAGAGCGCCATGCCCGCCTCAAGCAACTCGGCACTCGGATTGAAAATCTTCGCCGTCTGCGCGACCTCCATCATCGTGTACAGGGCGAACTGTCCGAAGTCACGAACGTTTTGGAAAAAACGCAACACCTCGAACACGCGGCGTTGCGTCTCGAACTGGCGGGCGCCGTCCAAAGCAAATCGTTGCGTATGAACCAAACCCGCAGTCGATGGACGCAGGTTCGTCAGACCTTGCAGGAGACCGATCGGATTTTGCACGAGACGGAGCAACTCTCGACGGCGCAAGACCTGCTGCAACGCCAAGAAAAACAGTTGGCCGCGTACCGTCGTCTCAGCAAGCTCTCGGCAGATCGCGAGAGCACGCAGATGCAGAAAAATCGCGTAGATGCAGTTCTCGACCGCACCGCGCAGCTTGCTCAGGCGGAGCAGTCCGTCTCTCGCATCGAGCACTCGGGTCAACGGCTGAATCGTCTGCATGACCTCCGTCGCAAAACCGGAGAGACGGGGCAACTGCTCGGCAAAGTCAACCTCGTGCTCGAAAGAACCGCACAAGTCCCGGAAGTCGGACAGCGTGTGGAACGCCTCGCCGCGATGCGGACGAAGGCGCTTTTTCTCAACGAATTGGCCGGGAAAAAACGCGAGGTCGACCAACTCCTGCACTCGATGACACGGGTGTTGCAGGCGCTTCAACACACAGAGCGTGTCGAGTTCAAACTCGAAGAATTGGCGATGCTGAGCGGCCGACAAAAACGACTGCAAGAGCTGCGGGCCCAGATCGTGGACAACGTGGAACGCTTGCAAAAAGCGGACGTCTACCTTGCCAACAACGCAGAAGAATTGCGGAACTTGATCGCAGAATACAGCGCGGAGTTGAAGAATTCGGGTTCCTGCCCGGTTTGCTTCGCTCCGATTGATGAGCATACGACAGAACGACTTGTAGAAGAATTCAGAGGAGGAATCCCGGAATGAGCACCATCATGGATACCAAACTGTCCACCTTGAAGGACGGTCTCGCCAAAGCGAAAGACATGCGTTTCAAAGCGGAAGTCCGCAAAGACAACCTGATCAAGCAACAAGAGGAAATCCTCGAACAAATTCGCGCAGAGGGCGTTGACCCGGATGCGTTGGACTCGGAAATTCAGAAGCTCGAACAAGAAATCGCCCAACTCGCCGATGAAGTGGAAGGGATGATCCCGTGGGATCTGATCAAGGGATGAGTGTCGATTTGACCCAACTGGACTTTGCCATGAACGAACTGCGCGCCCGCTACAACCGTCGCCTCGGCGAGCGGGACGCCGTTCTCCGCAAGCAGGCGCAGATCGTGGACCGCTTGCAGGAGAAGCGGGGCGAGATCGACAAGCTCCAGCAGGTCAAAATTCTCCTGCAGGAGTCTTCGGCGTTTGCCCGTGAGCAAGCCCGTCGTCAGATTGAGACGATGGTGTCCAATGCGTTGCAGTTTATCTTCGGCAATCCGGACTTGGAGTTTCGTGTCGTGATTGAAGAAGTGCGGGGGAGAGCGGAGGGCGAATTTCTCGTCGTCTCGACGTATGGCGGCGAAATTCCCGTGGAGACACGCCCGCAAGATGCGCGCGGCGGCGGAGTTGTGGATGTGATTTCGCTTTCGTTGCGCGCGGCGCTTTTACAAGCCAATCGACCGGCGCTCGACGGGCCGATGATCCTCGACGAGCCGGGAAAGCACGTGTCCGAAGAGTACAGCCGCCCGGTGGCGGAGTTTTTGAAACAGCTCTCCACGGCGTTTGGACGGCAGATCATTATGGTTACGCACAACCAGCATTTGGCAAGTTCGGGAGATAGTAGTTACATGGTCGAGATGCGTTCCGGGAAAAGCTATGTACGAGTCTTTCAAGGAGTGGAGCAGGCCTGAGCCGATCCCTCCCGAAAGGAGTGGACGCATTGGATACGATGGGACGTCATGTTATCGCGGAGTTGTGGGATTGTGATCCGGCGCTCCTCAATGACATCGAACAAGTCGAGAAGATCATGGTCAACGCGGCGATCGAGTCGGGCGCCGAAGTTCGCGAAGTCGTGTTTCACAAGTTCACGCCGCTGGGTGTGAGCGGGGTCGTCGTGATCTCCGAGTCGCACTTGACGATCCACAGTTTCCCCGAGCACAAGTACGCAAGCATCGACGTGTACACCTGTGGGGACCGAATCGACCCGAAGGTTGCGTCCGAGTACATCGCGCGCGGTCTGCGGGCCAAGAAGCAGGAAACCGTGCAGTTTGCGCGGGGGATGGGCAAGTTGAAAGTAGAGGAACAGTCGGTGGAAGCGCCGGCTGAAGAGTCTGTTCGGTCGTGAGAAACTCTCTGCGGAGAGTTTCTCTTTTTTTACAGCGAAAAAGTGTTGCTTTTGTCTGGGGAGCATGATATTATAACTTCTGTCGCCAGCGAATGACACGCTGAACGACGAGAGATTTAACCACGTGGGGAATTAGCTCAGTGGTAGAGCACTGCGCTGGCAGCGCAGGGGTCAGGGGTTCAAGTCCCCTATTCTCCACCATTTTCACCAATTTCGTTTCACCTGCATAACCTTATCTGGAGCTGTGGTGTAGTGGCCTAACATGTCCGCCTGTCACGCGGAAGACCGCGGGTTCGAATCCCGTCAGCTCCGCCATTTCAAATGGCTCGGTAGCTCAGTTGGTA encodes the following:
- a CDS encoding ATP-binding protein — encoded protein: MGSDQGMSVDLTQLDFAMNELRARYNRRLGERDAVLRKQAQIVDRLQEKRGEIDKLQQVKILLQESSAFAREQARRQIETMVSNALQFIFGNPDLEFRVVIEEVRGRAEGEFLVVSTYGGEIPVETRPQDARGGGVVDVISLSLRAALLQANRPALDGPMILDEPGKHVSEEYSRPVAEFLKQLSTAFGRQIIMVTHNQHLASSGDSSYMVEMRSGKSYVRVFQGVEQA
- the speD gene encoding adenosylmethionine decarboxylase, whose protein sequence is MDTMGRHVIAELWDCDPALLNDIEQVEKIMVNAAIESGAEVREVVFHKFTPLGVSGVVVISESHLTIHSFPEHKYASIDVYTCGDRIDPKVASEYIARGLRAKKQETVQFARGMGKLKVEEQSVEAPAEESVRS
- a CDS encoding AAA family ATPase; its protein translation is MSQKTIRNLRIENFQSHELTEMAFDDGLNVIVGASDQGKSAIIRALRWLLFNEPRGADFIRVGASQCRVTIELADGARVTRERTPSKNRYIVVSAEGEEQIYEGFGNSVPREVSDVTGVAKIMLDEDTETVLHLGTQLEPPFLLSETGSIKAKAIGRLNGVHIIDAASRDTHRDLTRLNSDEKQYREQLSEVEEELMQFSDLAYMENILILLEERHARLKQLGTRIENLRRLRDLHHRVQGELSEVTNVLEKTQHLEHAALRLELAGAVQSKSLRMNQTRSRWTQVRQTLQETDRILHETEQLSTAQDLLQRQEKQLAAYRRLSKLSADRESTQMQKNRVDAVLDRTAQLAQAEQSVSRIEHSGQRLNRLHDLRRKTGETGQLLGKVNLVLERTAQVPEVGQRVERLAAMRTKALFLNELAGKKREVDQLLHSMTRVLQALQHTERVEFKLEELAMLSGRQKRLQELRAQIVDNVERLQKADVYLANNAEELRNLIAEYSAELKNSGSCPVCFAPIDEHTTERLVEEFRGGIPE